The sequence below is a genomic window from Pseudomonadota bacterium.
AAGGATGCTCTTGTTCCTCTTTATAGCATTCATGATTACCGCTTTGGATTGAGCATTTTGCCGATAAGTATGGTGCTTTCGTTTCTTTTGCTGCAAGTAATTCGTGAAACTCATCCTGCTTTCAGGGGACCTAAGAGATTTGGTTAAAAGGAACAGATATGTTTATCAAATTTTTTAGGATATTGTTACTTTTTGTATTTATAGGTGAAATTCTCTCTTCGGGCCTTGAATTGCAAGCTACCCCCAATAAAGTTGTTCCAACTTCCAAGGCCCAAATTCAGCTTTCGTTTGCACCTGTCGTAAAAGAAGCTGCGCCAGCGGTTGTAAATATTTATGCATCCCGCGTGATGCCGCAGAAGGTTTCTCCCTTGATGGATGACCCTATTTTCAAGCATTTTTTTGGTGAAGATTTTTTTAAAGGCCAGCCTCGAACCCGCACTCAAGGATCGCTTGGTTCCGGTGTAATTGTGCGTTCAGACGGTGTTGTTATTACCAATAACCATGTGATTCGCAATGCTAAGGTGATTCGGGTGGTGCTTGCTGATGGGCGTGAATTCAAAGCAAAAGTCGTCGTGCGTGAGCCACGTACTGACCTTGCAGCACTGAAGCTGCAGGGTGAGATGGGTACATTACCCTATCTGGAATTGGGTGATGCTGACCAGTTGGAAGTTGGGGATGTGGTCTTGGCAATCGGAAATCCTTTCGGTCTAGGGCAAACGGTTACCAGTGGCGTGATTTCAGCACTGGCTCGCACGAAAATAGGCGTAAGTGATTTACGGTCTTTCATCCAAACCGATGCCTCGATCAATCGCGGAAATTCTGGAGGAGCTCTCGTTACTTTGGATGGAAAGTTGGTTGGTATCAATACCATGATTTTTTCAAAAAGTGGTGGATCAATTGGGATTGGTTTTGCAATTCCTGTCAATTTGGTAAACCCAGTGATTTTAAGCGTCGACAATCGCGGAAAAATTGTAAGACCTTGGTTGGGCGCTGATGTCCGATCGGTTTCTAAGAAAATGGCTAATTCACTTGGATTGGATCGTCGCACAGGTGTTCTTGTTAAGGGAATCTATCCAAAAAGTCCAGCACAAAAGGCAGGCCTTCAGGTTGGTGATCTTATTTTGAGTGTTGATGGCTATACAGTAAAAGATGACCCTGGCCTTGATTTTCGTATTGCTTCAAAACCTACTGGCTACAGATCCAAATTGAAGGTGCGCCGAAAAAAAGGAACGGTTGAAACATTAGATGTTACTCTTGAGGCACCTCCAGGTACAGGCCTTGAAAAGCCAGTGATGCTAAAGGGGAAAAATCCTTTGTCAGGAGTACGGATCATCACCTTGTCTCCAGCAATTGCAACGCAACTGGGATTGGACTTTATGCAGCGTGGTGTTGTGATTCTCAAGGTTGAGCGCCGAAGTATTGCCAATCGCATCGGTTTATTGCCGGGTGACATCATTAAAACCGTAAACGGCACATCAATTGGGAGTGTCAAAGAACTAGTCCGTGAGCTTAAAAAGCACCGCGGAAAATGGAAAATGAAGTTGCAGCGCGGAAAGAAAGAGTTGGTACTATCCCCCTCATGAGCAAGGGTATTTCACCCAACTTAGTCTTTATACAGAAGCTGAATCAAACTGCTGATTTTCTGGTGCACTCAAAGTACTCATTTACCTCAAGTAAACTGCAAGCTGGCAGCTACCATAAAACTCAACATTTTGATTCATCCTGCAAGCTAATTCTTTGGGAAAAACATTACCCACTCGTTTTTCAAAAGAATCAAAAAACTTGACCAATTTAACGTGTGCGTTAAAATGGTCATGACTAATAAAACTAGGTCGTTAAATTGGTTACAAAAATGGATTTATAGAGGTGCCCAGAAGGTTGAGTGTGATACATGCAATATCGAACCTATGTTCCTATTTTTAAAAAACATTTGCAGGAACATAAGCAAATGCTTTTCATTGAAGGTGCCCGCCAAGTTGGTAAGACAACGATTGCTCGGGCACTTGGAAAGCATATATATCTAAGTTGGGACCATGAAACATCACGCCAACTAATTTTAGCTGGACAAGAGCAAGTAGCAGAACTAGTGGGGTTCAATAAAATCCAAGACACGCTACCACTGGTCGTTTTTGATGAGCTGCACAAATATTCGCAGTGGAAAACCTTTCTCAAGGGATTTTATGACCTCTATGCTGATCGTGTCCGGATTGTAGTGACAGGGAGTTCTAAACTGGGAATTTATAAAAAGGGCGGAGATAGCATGATGGGACGTTATATCCCCTATCGCATTCACCCTTTTTCACTTGCCGAAGCGATGTCATATTTTCCCAAAACACAAGATATACAAGAACCACAAGAACCTGAGGCAGATATTTTTGATGCTCTGTTAAATTACGGTGGATTTCCCGACCCATTCTTGAAACGATCTACACCATTTTGGAATCAGTGGGTTAAGATTCGGCAGACACAATTGTTCAAAGAAGATATTCGCGAACTCACACAAATCCAAGAACTGTCACAGATGGAAATGCTGGGGATTATGCTGAAAGAACAAACCGGTCAACTGCTTAATCGATCATCATTAGCCAAGAAAATAAAAGTTTCAGCACCAAGCATTGCACGCTGGCTGGATGTGTTTGGTGCCTTTTTCTATAGCTTTCGCATTCAACCATGGCATAAGAACGTGGTGCGTAGTTTGGTGAAAGAACCAAAATGCTATTTATGGGACTGGTCACAAGTGATCGATTCCGGAGCAAGGTTTGAAAATTTCATCGCCAGCCACTTGCTCAAGTTCGTGCACTATTGGACTGATCAAGGTTACGGTGACTACGGTCTTTATTTTCTAAGAGACAAGCAACAGCGCGAAGTTGATTTTCTAGTCGTTAAGGATCAAAAACCCTGGTTTTTGGTCGAAGCAAAAGTATCAGCCAATCATTCTGTAAGCACAAATCTGCAGTATTTTCAAAAACAACTAGAATGCAAGCACGCCTTTCAGGTGATTCAAAACATGGATTACGTGCATCGCAATTGCTTCAATGAAACAGGACCAATTATGGTTCCTGCCAGGACGTTTTTATCGCAATTGATTTAGGGGAAACGGCTAACTCCCTCAAGAAATTGGGGATTTAGTTTTCACTATTGATGTTAGATTATCTGTTAACCAAATCTTAACAAAAAATACTGTAACCATTCAGCTCCTTTACCCATCCAGTAAAAATAATAATTTTTCGTAACCATTCAGCTCCTGTCGGTCTTCATGCAGGCCACCCATTTCCCCCAATCCCTTAGGAGCTAGACTGGGAACTGGAGTGAGCCGGCATTCCAATTTTTTAAGGTCGGAATAAAAAAATAATTGGATACCGGATAACTGGATTTTTCACACCAGATTGGCGGTGCGCCAATCTGGGCAAAATCCGTTTCCGGTATGACGGCCGGTGTAAGCTGAACAGTTACCTTTGTTCTTGATCATTGAATTAGATGCTTTTCAAAAGTGCGGTTTTAACACAAAATTAAGGGCGAGAATAGAACTGACACAGTGCCGAGCACTTAACCTTTCTGTAAATAGTTATTGTTAAAATACTTCTGAAAGATCCGATCAGCCAAAAGAGCTAAAAGATGAATATTTATCCTGTTCCAGGACATATCAAACAGTCTGCATGGATTGATTCCAAGCAATACACTGAAATGTATAAACGGTCAATTGAAAATCCAGAAAGCTTCTGGAGTCAGCAAGGGCAGTGCATCGATTGGATCAAACCTTTTACCAAAGTCATGGATACCTCTTTTGATCCTAAAAATCTGCATATCAAATGGTTTTACGATGGAACCCTCAATGCCTGCGCCAATTGTCTTGATCGTCATTTGGCGAATCGAAAAAATCAAACCGCCATTTTATGGGTGGGAGATAACCCAGATGAGGAACGGCAAATTTCCTATGGCGAGCTACATACAAAGGTGTGTCGCTTTGCCAACGCCTTAAAGGACATTGGTGTTAGAAAGAGAGATCGTGTTGCTATTTATCTACCAATGATCCCAGAAGCAGTGATAACAATGCTGGCTTGTGCACGTATTGGGGCGGTTCATTCTGTGGTATTTGGAGGATTTTCCGCAGAAGCCCTTTCCAACCGAATACTTGATTGTGATGCTGCGATTTTAGTAACTGCAAATGAAGGCTACCGCCACGGTAAGCTCGTGCCCTTCAAACGCAATGCTGATAAAGCTGCTGCTATAACAAAAATTGAGAAAATGGTGGTCATTCAGCGCACTGAAAACCAGGTTCCCTGGGATAAATCGAGAGATTATTGGTATCACGACTTAGTTAGAACTGCATCAGAAAACTGTGAATGTGAAGCACTAGAAGCCGAACACCCCTTGTTTATTCTCTATACCTCTGGCTCAACGGGAACTCCCAAAGGTGTGCTGCATACCACCGGCGGTTACATGGTTTATGCTACTCTTTCCTTTAAATATATCTTTGATTACAAGGATAAAGAAATCTACTGGTGTACAGCTGACATTGGCTGGATTACAGGGCACACCTATTTAGTTTACGGTCCACTAGCAGCTGGAGCCACAATTGTCATGTTTGAAGGAGTCCCCGATTACCCAAATGCGTCACGCTACTGGAACATCGTTGAAAAATACAATGTGAATATTTTATACACCGCCCCTACTGTGATACGCGGTTTGATGCGATATGGCTCTAAGCCAGTCAAAAGACATAACCTAGATTCACTTCGCATTCTTGGAACAGTGGGAGAGCCGATCGATCCAAAATCATGGGACTGGTATCACTCTATCGTGGGAGGTGGTCATTGCCCTATCGTTGATACCTGGTGGCAAACAGAAACGGGAGGCATTATGCTCACCCCCCTGCCCGGTTCCACAGACCTTAAACCAGGTTCGGTCTCTCGTCCCTTCTTTGGTATAAAACCGGCTTTGGTCGATGATCAAGGCCATTTTTTGCAAGGCCCAGCCAACGGAAATCTTGTGATTTGCAACTCATGGCCAGGACAAATGCGTACCGTCTTTCGTAATCATGCACGATTTGTGCAAACCTATTTTTCACAATGTCCGGGATCCTTTTTTACCGATGACCAAGCACATCGAGATGAGAATGGTGATTATTGGATCACGGGACGTATTGATGATGTCATCAAAGTTTCCGGGCACCGTATTGGAACAGCGCGTATTGAAAGTGCAATCATTGCGCACCCAAAGGTGGCCGAAGCAGCAGCTGTAGGTTATCCTCATGATATTAAAGGACAGGGACTATATCTTTTTGTGCGTTTAAATCAGGGAGAACAACCAACTTCATCCCTACATCAAGAACTTATCAATTGGGTGCGGGAAAAGATTGGACCCATTGCCACGCCTGATTTTTTGCAATTTGTTAAAGGACTTCCTAAAACACGTTCAGGAAAAGTCATGCGACGAATCTTGCGCAAAATTGCTGCTAACGACTATGAAGATTTGGGTGATATATCGACCTTAGCTGACCCATCGGTCATCGAAGGTCTCATTTCAGTGATTCAGAAATCAGAAACCAGAAGTCAGAAATCAGAAGTCAGCAAATCAGCGCCACGCTGAAACGCTGCGCAGATATCCTGAAATAACTGGGAAATGTCAGTTATTTCTGACTTCTGACCCAAGTACATCCTTCATGGTATACCCACCAGGTTCCTGTTGCACAATCCAAAGTGCGGCTTTTAGCGCGCCACTGGCGAAAATCTCTCGGCTAAGAGCTCGATGTGAGAGTTCAAGAACTTCATAATCTCCAGCAAAGATAACTTTTGAATCACCAATCACCTCACCGCCGCGAAGGGAAGCAAAACCAATTTCTCCGATTTGCCGGCGCCCGGTACGGCAACGCATCGCATTTCCTTCTAAGCTTACCTTGCGACCGCTAGCTGCAGCTTGGCCTAAAGCAATTGCAGTTCCTGATGGAGCATCGACTTTGTGCCGATGATGTAGGTCAAATACTTCAATATCAAAGCTGGGGTCTAGAGCTTTGGCTGCTTGTTCAACCAGGCTTATCAGTAATGTTATGCCAAGACTCATATTGGGTGAATATAGGACAGGTACCTCACGAGCCGTACTCATTAAATCTTCACGTTGCCCCTTGGCAAGACCTGTGGTACCAACTACCAACGGTGTTTTAAACTTTTTGGCAAGCCGGGCATGATTTACGGTTGCACAGGGTATTGTAAAATCTACTACCACGTCGGCAGCTTGAAACATATCATCAGGGGTTGCTTGGGCTGGGAGTCCCAGACGACCAATTCCTAAGATTTCACCTATGTCACGACCGATGGTTCCGCTTTTAGGGTTAACTGTCCCGCCAACAAACTGACAGCTTTTGCAAGCCATTACTTGCTGGATAATCATCCGTCCCATACGACCGGTACAGCCAGTCACACCAATTTTAATTGTGTCTTCCATTTAACTAACTGCTTTGTTTTGAAATGGTTTTAATAACTCTTGCAGTTCTCCACTTTCGTGCATTTCCTTAACAATATCGCAGCCGCCAATGAACTCTCCTTTGATATACAGCTGTGGAATCGTTGGCCAGTTGCTAAAGTCCTTAATGCCCTGGCGAATGTCTGCGTCGTCCAATACGTTAATGCTCTTGTAAGGTACTTGGTGGTGCGTGAGCACCTTAGCCACAAGACCTGAAAATCCACACATCGGCATATCCGGTGTACCTTTCATATAAAGGACAATATCGTTTGTGGAAATATCGGTTTTGATTTGGTCGAATATTGGGGTAGTCATAATAATCTATTCCTTAATCTTTCACCTTTGTCACCAGAGACAATGCATGCAGAGTGGTTCCCATACGCTCACCGAGTGCCTGATAAACCATTTGATGCTGCTGCACTCGGCTTTTTCCCCGAAACTGAGACGCTATTACCTCAGCTCGATAATGGTCTCCATCATCTATCAGAGCCTCAAGCGTCACCGAGGCCCCGGGAAGTTCTGCTTCAATCAGACTTTTAATTTGGCTGACATCCATTGCCATCGATTAGGTCACCCAGCGCGACAACACCGCAAGCAACAAGATAGCGACAATATTGATAATCTTGATCATCGGGTTGATAGCAGGTCCAGCTGTATCCTTATAGGGGTCGCCAACTGTATCTCCGGTTATTGCAGCCTTGTGGGCTTGTGAGCCTTTACCGCCCAGATTACCATCTTCGATATATTTCTTGGCGTTATCCCAGGCCCCTCCCCCAGAAGTCATAGAAATGGCCACAAACAAACCGGTGACAATGGTTCCAAGCAACATGGCACCTAATGCGACGAAAGCCGCCCTTGGGCCAGCAATGGCATTAACTGAAAACCACATAATAGGTGGGGCTAGCACCGGCAACAAAGAAGGAATAATCATCTCACGGATTGCTGCTTTGGTAAGCAGATCAACAGCGCGGCTATAATCTGGTTTTGCTTTTCCAGTCATAATGCCCTTGATCTCTTTGAACTGGCGCCGTACTTCGACAACCACCTCACCGCCAGCACGCCCTACGGCCATCATGCCCATCGAGCCAAATAAAAACGGCAGCAAACCACCAATAAATAATCCAACCATCACAAATGGATCCTGCAAATCAAAATCGCAGGGCAACGACGAGAAATAATGCTTGAGGTCTTCGGTATAGGCTGCGAACAAAACCAACGCTGCAAGACCAGCTGAACCAATAGCGTATCCCTTGGTCACTGCCTTCGTGGTGTTACCAACCGCATCAAGAGCA
It includes:
- a CDS encoding BolA/IbaG family iron-sulfur metabolism protein, with the protein product MAMDVSQIKSLIEAELPGASVTLEALIDDGDHYRAEVIASQFRGKSRVQQHQMVYQALGERMGTTLHALSLVTKVKD
- a CDS encoding Do family serine endopeptidase; this encodes MFIKFFRILLLFVFIGEILSSGLELQATPNKVVPTSKAQIQLSFAPVVKEAAPAVVNIYASRVMPQKVSPLMDDPIFKHFFGEDFFKGQPRTRTQGSLGSGVIVRSDGVVITNNHVIRNAKVIRVVLADGREFKAKVVVREPRTDLAALKLQGEMGTLPYLELGDADQLEVGDVVLAIGNPFGLGQTVTSGVISALARTKIGVSDLRSFIQTDASINRGNSGGALVTLDGKLVGINTMIFSKSGGSIGIGFAIPVNLVNPVILSVDNRGKIVRPWLGADVRSVSKKMANSLGLDRRTGVLVKGIYPKSPAQKAGLQVGDLILSVDGYTVKDDPGLDFRIASKPTGYRSKLKVRRKKGTVETLDVTLEAPPGTGLEKPVMLKGKNPLSGVRIITLSPAIATQLGLDFMQRGVVILKVERRSIANRIGLLPGDIIKTVNGTSIGSVKELVRELKKHRGKWKMKLQRGKKELVLSPS
- the dapB gene encoding 4-hydroxy-tetrahydrodipicolinate reductase — protein: MEDTIKIGVTGCTGRMGRMIIQQVMACKSCQFVGGTVNPKSGTIGRDIGEILGIGRLGLPAQATPDDMFQAADVVVDFTIPCATVNHARLAKKFKTPLVVGTTGLAKGQREDLMSTAREVPVLYSPNMSLGITLLISLVEQAAKALDPSFDIEVFDLHHRHKVDAPSGTAIALGQAAASGRKVSLEGNAMRCRTGRRQIGEIGFASLRGGEVIGDSKVIFAGDYEVLELSHRALSREIFASGALKAALWIVQQEPGGYTMKDVLGSEVRNN
- the grxD gene encoding Grx4 family monothiol glutaredoxin produces the protein MTTPIFDQIKTDISTNDIVLYMKGTPDMPMCGFSGLVAKVLTHHQVPYKSINVLDDADIRQGIKDFSNWPTIPQLYIKGEFIGGCDIVKEMHESGELQELLKPFQNKAVS
- a CDS encoding AAA family ATPase; amino-acid sequence: MQYRTYVPIFKKHLQEHKQMLFIEGARQVGKTTIARALGKHIYLSWDHETSRQLILAGQEQVAELVGFNKIQDTLPLVVFDELHKYSQWKTFLKGFYDLYADRVRIVVTGSSKLGIYKKGGDSMMGRYIPYRIHPFSLAEAMSYFPKTQDIQEPQEPEADIFDALLNYGGFPDPFLKRSTPFWNQWVKIRQTQLFKEDIRELTQIQELSQMEMLGIMLKEQTGQLLNRSSLAKKIKVSAPSIARWLDVFGAFFYSFRIQPWHKNVVRSLVKEPKCYLWDWSQVIDSGARFENFIASHLLKFVHYWTDQGYGDYGLYFLRDKQQREVDFLVVKDQKPWFLVEAKVSANHSVSTNLQYFQKQLECKHAFQVIQNMDYVHRNCFNETGPIMVPARTFLSQLI
- the acs gene encoding acetate--CoA ligase, which encodes MNIYPVPGHIKQSAWIDSKQYTEMYKRSIENPESFWSQQGQCIDWIKPFTKVMDTSFDPKNLHIKWFYDGTLNACANCLDRHLANRKNQTAILWVGDNPDEERQISYGELHTKVCRFANALKDIGVRKRDRVAIYLPMIPEAVITMLACARIGAVHSVVFGGFSAEALSNRILDCDAAILVTANEGYRHGKLVPFKRNADKAAAITKIEKMVVIQRTENQVPWDKSRDYWYHDLVRTASENCECEALEAEHPLFILYTSGSTGTPKGVLHTTGGYMVYATLSFKYIFDYKDKEIYWCTADIGWITGHTYLVYGPLAAGATIVMFEGVPDYPNASRYWNIVEKYNVNILYTAPTVIRGLMRYGSKPVKRHNLDSLRILGTVGEPIDPKSWDWYHSIVGGGHCPIVDTWWQTETGGIMLTPLPGSTDLKPGSVSRPFFGIKPALVDDQGHFLQGPANGNLVICNSWPGQMRTVFRNHARFVQTYFSQCPGSFFTDDQAHRDENGDYWITGRIDDVIKVSGHRIGTARIESAIIAHPKVAEAAAVGYPHDIKGQGLYLFVRLNQGEQPTSSLHQELINWVREKIGPIATPDFLQFVKGLPKTRSGKVMRRILRKIAANDYEDLGDISTLADPSVIEGLISVIQKSETRSQKSEVSKSAPR